The proteins below come from a single Pieris brassicae chromosome 1, ilPieBrab1.1, whole genome shotgun sequence genomic window:
- the LOC123711029 gene encoding actin-related protein 10: protein MTLYEGIALIQEKQAVVLDLGADYTKFGFTGEAAPRCIIKSEFWCPMERRYKQVYDYNTTEELYDNLVQMLHLLYFRHVLVNPKERKVVVIESLLTTTQFRETLAKVLYMHYEVSGVTWWDTGRACAATLGVGTALVVSIGAREAEVTPVVHAAPLVHAIQVPPLGMQAVRVHLANILKEDNETELQLDDNVLEDILVRTCFVPSRTLAIQLASEGCNGVRSVVCGGAGTSVRVTGRARALAAEPLFERDRDMASLPDAVLQCLIQCPRDTRRVLAENILITGGGATLPGLKARIAHELRHLITVEPYKDQLHIKTFKFHSSPCEDNVCAWVGGAVCGGADGGGRAEPRDVYLRTQRLRDWACLLHNTPPDHHHRCP, encoded by the exons atgacTTTGTATGAAGGAATAGCGCTTATTCAAGAAAAGCAAGCCGTTGTGTTGGATTTGGGCGCCGACTATACAAA gTTTGGATTTACTGGTGAAGCTGCCCCGAGATGTATAATCAAATCAGAGTTTTGGTGTCCAATGGAGAGGCGGTACAAACAAGTATATGACTACAATACTACTGAAGAGCTCTATGATAACCTAGTGCAGATGCTGCACCTTCTGTATTTCAG acaTGTGCTAGTAAATCCAAAAGAGCGTAAAGTTGTGGTCATAGAGTCACTGCTTACAACCACACAATTCAGGGAGACACTGGCTAAAGTTCTCTATATGCATTATGAG GTGTCAGGTGTAACATGGTGGGACACAGGTAGGGCGTGTGCTGCAACACTGGGTGTGGGTACAGCACTGGTGGTTAGCATAGGAGCACGAGAAGCTGAAGTTACACCTGTTGTACATGCAGCACCCCTAGTACATGCCATTCAGGTGCCTCCACTAGGTATGCAAGCTGTGAGGGTGCACCTTGCTAATATATTGAAGGAGGATAATGAAACCGAGTTACAGCTTGATGACAATGTTCTAGAAGATATTCTAG TACGTACCTGTTTCGTCCCAAGTCGCACGCTAGCTATACAGTTGGCTAGTGAGGGGTGCAATGGAGTTCGTAGTGTCGTATGCGGGGGGGCAGGCACGTCTGTCCGAGTTACGGGTAGAGCAAGGGCTCTCGCCGCCGAACCTTTGTTTGAAAGAGATCGGGACATGGCGTCTCTACCGGATGCAGTGCTGCAGTGTCTAATACAATGTCCACGAGACACACGTCGTGTACTCGCAgagaatatattaataacggGTGGCGGAGCAACACTACCTGGCCTTAAGGCCCGTATAGCACATGAGCTGAGACATTTAATTACAGTGGAACCATATAA agaCCAGCTtcacataaaaacatttaagttCCACTCGTCGCCATGTGAAGATAATGTATGTGCCTGGGTTGGAGGTGCAGTGTGCGGAGGGGCGGACGGTGGTGGCCGCGCTGAACCTCGAGACGTTTACCTTCGAACGCAACGTCTACGCGATTGGGCCTGTTTACTACATAATACCCCGCCTGACCATCACCATCGGTGTCCATGA
- the LOC123711038 gene encoding small glutamine-rich tetratricopeptide repeat-containing protein alpha-like: MSEIKAVAAGIVNFLKQQLDGDTLSLESRESIEVAAQCIETAYELTPEQLSKGMDLLQLMRQQTSNPVADLAEAEKLKNEGNELMKTEHFREAMEKYSKAIEIDPRNSVYFCNRAAAHFKLGEHEGAVADCMAALALQPNYGKAHGRLGLALTALDRHVEARIAFARAVQLEPDNESYKDNLRIAEEKIAQRGGRPSMDLGGLLQNPALLNMATEMLSDPNMQNMLSGLMNANTGAPAAGGMGTNVNALLEAGQALAQQMQAVNPELVEQLRRQIRPPQGTGGGNPPPTSQ, encoded by the coding sequence atgtCGGAGATCAAAGCAGTTGCGGCGGGTATAGTAAACTTTTTGAAACAACAACTCGATGGGGACACCCTCAGTCTAGAATCCCGGGAAAGTATAGAAGTTGCAGCGCAGTGCATCGAGACCGCTTATGAACTTACACCTGAGCAGCTCTCTAAGGGAATGGATCTTTTGCAATTAATGCGGCAACAGACGAGTAACCCTGTAGCTGATCTAGCGGAGGCCGAGAAGCTTAAAAACGAGGGAAATGAATTGATGAAGACTGAACACTTTCGCGAAGCTATGGAAAAGTACAGTAAAGCCATAGAAATAGATCCACGTAATTCGGTTTACTTCTGTAACAGAGCCGCCGCTCATTTCAAATTGGGTGAACATGAGGGTGCTGTAGCAGATTGTATGGCGGCGCTAGCACTACAACCGAACTACGGCAAAGCACACGGCCGTCTGGGACTAGCTTTAACTGCCTTAGATAGACATGTAGAAGCACGCATAGCCTTTGCTCGAGCTGTACAATTAGAGCCAGACAATGAATCTTACAAAGATAACCTGCGTATTGCGGAAGAGAAAATCGCACAGCGCGGCGGCCGTCCTTCTATGGACCTTGGTGGTTTGCTGCAAAATCCAGCATTATTGAATATGGCAACAGAAATGCTTTCAGATCCTAACATGCAGAACATGCTATCAGGATTGATGAATGCCAACACAGGTGCTCCAGCTGCTGGTGGTATGGGAACTAATGTCAATGCTCTACTAGAAGCTGGTCAAGCTTTGGCTCAACAGATGCAAGCTGTAAATCCTGAGTTGGTGGAACAACTAAGGAGGCAGATCCGTCCTCCTCAAGGCACGGGTGGAGGAAATCCACCTCCTACCTCACAATag
- the LOC123713058 gene encoding uncharacterized protein LOC123713058, whose protein sequence is MRSIVYVLTLAALAAAAPAPQPAANPDPAPQPDPALDSQPEIIEIIAPAANAQETLATLNLGAAGSELSERNKRTVGILRQLFPQLTQIIEQKVQQITSTVLRVFGPVFLKAFLGNRNNGKTNGGGGTVEIDDDDEDDDDDDDVSTTIAPTRRRRALYFPPPNSIAEDNQLLSGAESQQAEVRVAFGDQQAASDQQPAAAGDQQTAAQTNSATIDEITLDDADDSEENRNKRFLSFGGGASSSGGGSGNFLFDVVRLVAGSSSGASSSGGEAEGEDGAKGDGLTEGVPGPITRLFIIANRGVANLIQDLILRIAQTSERIVNFKARLITSII, encoded by the exons ATGAGGAGCATAGTGTACGTGTTGACGCTTGCAGCGTTGGCAGCCGCCGCGCCCGCCCCACAACCTGCCGCGAACCCTGACCCCGCGCCACAGCCTGATCCAGCCCTCGACTCGCAGCCTGAAATCATCGAAATCATAGCACCCGCTGCCAACGCACAG GAAACACTAGCTACTTTAAACCTGGGCGCGGCTGGATCAGAACTCAGTGAAAGAAACAAACGGACCGTTGGCATCCTAAGGCAACTTTTCCCACAACTCACACAG ATTATCGAACAGAAGGTGCAGCAGATCACGAGCACCGTGCTTAGGGTGTTTGGGCCTGTGTTCCTGAAGGCCTTCCTCGGCAACCGCAACAACGGGAAGACGAACGGTGGCGGCGGAACTGTCGAGATCGACGATGACGATGAGGACGATGATGATGACGATGATGTATCAACTACAATAGCACCAACGCGACGACGACGCGCGCTCTACTTTCCCCCGCCG AACTCCATCGCTGAGGACAATCAACTGCTATCAGGTGCAGAGTCCCAGCAAGCAGAAGTTCGCGTCGCCTTTGGAGACCAACAAGCAGCCTCTGATCAGCAACCCGCAGCAGCCGGAGACCAACAAACCGCTGCTCAGACTAATTCTGCCACCATTGATGAAATCACACTTGATGATGCTGACGACAGCGAAGAAAACAGGAATAAGAG GTTCTTGAGCTTCGGAGGAGGTGCCTCATCATCTGGTGGAGGTTCAGGCAACTTCCTCTTCGACGTCGTCAGA CTGGTAGCGGGATCGTCGTCAGGCGCTTCATCATCAGGAGGAGAGGCGGAAGGCGAAGATGGCGCGAAAGGTGATGGTTTAACCGAGGGAGTCCCCGGTCCAATCACACGTCTTTTCATCATCGCCAATCGCGGTGTTGCCAATCTCATCCAGGACCTCATTCTCCGTATCGCGCAAACTTCCGAGCGGATAGTCAATTTCAAGGCAAGACTCATCACCTCCATCATCTAA